From one Leptospira stimsonii genomic stretch:
- a CDS encoding AraC family transcriptional regulator, which produces MEEVKYYSLAAMLYFIIAVFGLFKRDRSKRFGASVLFFLMASLFWSFAATIFITEFALAKKLAQYFYAFFSVTVIFFFMNLTVAAKNGGSQMNEADFSSLRKLLLRSFAATAAIVVIWDLLDEFKIPNLSEMVSLGSFLFFAYLLFQVLVPLRSSENRGNLVKILPAISVLLVIKLTEVIRYFEGAKIIEPMSTINYYFLILSPIILSEFIPVVAEFHQRANENVSKGNSGSRELASDKNFEQRESNLEKRSLLEDLNIEKVESKLNELMQNEKIHLDEELRLPSLASEMGLSVHHLSAFLNEHMGMNFNSFINHHRVKEAKVMLLEEPDRSILSIGMAVGFSSSSAFHRAFLKETKKSPKAFREENLTNYKNNEDEMGDLDSRYSHSI; this is translated from the coding sequence GTGGAAGAGGTTAAATACTACTCTTTAGCCGCGATGCTCTATTTTATCATCGCGGTATTTGGACTGTTTAAGAGGGATCGTAGCAAGAGGTTCGGCGCGTCGGTGCTGTTTTTTTTGATGGCCTCTCTGTTTTGGTCGTTCGCGGCTACTATTTTTATCACTGAGTTTGCTCTGGCAAAAAAGCTCGCTCAATATTTTTATGCGTTCTTCTCCGTAACGGTGATATTCTTTTTTATGAATTTAACCGTAGCGGCAAAGAATGGTGGTTCTCAAATGAACGAAGCAGATTTTTCCTCTCTGAGAAAATTGTTACTTCGTAGCTTTGCGGCGACCGCGGCGATTGTGGTGATTTGGGATCTTTTGGACGAATTTAAGATTCCGAATTTATCGGAAATGGTTTCCTTAGGAAGCTTCTTATTCTTCGCCTACCTTCTTTTTCAGGTGTTGGTCCCGCTACGTTCCTCCGAAAATCGGGGAAATTTAGTGAAAATTCTTCCTGCGATCAGCGTGTTACTTGTCATCAAACTCACGGAAGTGATTCGGTATTTCGAAGGTGCGAAGATCATCGAACCGATGAGCACGATCAACTATTACTTTTTAATTCTTTCACCGATTATATTGAGCGAATTTATCCCGGTTGTTGCGGAATTTCATCAGCGTGCAAACGAAAACGTCTCAAAAGGGAATTCCGGCTCGAGAGAATTGGCTTCCGATAAGAATTTCGAACAGAGAGAATCAAATTTAGAAAAACGATCTCTTTTAGAAGATTTGAATATAGAAAAGGTTGAAAGCAAGCTCAACGAGTTGATGCAGAACGAAAAGATCCATCTGGATGAAGAGTTGAGACTTCCGTCATTGGCTTCCGAAATGGGACTTTCGGTTCATCATTTGTCCGCGTTCTTAAATGAGCACATGGGAATGAATTTTAATTCATTTATCAATCACCACAGGGTCAAGGAAGCAAAAGTGATGCTTCTGGAAGAACCGGATCGATCGATTCTTTCGATTGGAATGGCTGTGGGATTTAGTTCTTCTTCCGCATTTCACAGAGCGTTTTTAAAAGAGACAAAAAAATCTCCGAAAGCGTTCAGAGAAGAGAATCTAACGAATTATAAAAACAACGAAGATGAAATGGGAGATCTTGATTCAAGATACTCGCATTCCATATAA
- a CDS encoding DUF1554 domain-containing protein: MKRISFYKVILSIFLLSVWISCAQAERFSLDGPSGALMTIVQEVAESSSASASSTTSGFQFSGVLQGLVSGTVQIRLNDEILSLSGNSGFQFANRIPQNQAYQLSVKSPAPDHSCKIFLGTTENPSGTASSDVSNLVVYCSTVVINGKIPGETIEINEDGTALDFDISLSGPTGPNDPVAHVGLSTTATIDHFNPGPESYDMNFANPDSVTVTASDLTPTGASDYFDQIYTLNVAVTPSNLAVSFNLKILNNDKKIGSISRASAGNMQYGGSHVSIFGGDAACSWEVGFYSKILAGVATRVPGNADWPIAKNTKYYRADNNAFIAMSDNNGLIPYNTLYNSTGNPASDFWSGFNTNWTINVNCDDWTNNATGFGLAGDGSTQIPCTTGFKRYLCIER; encoded by the coding sequence ATGAAGCGAATTTCATTTTATAAAGTTATCTTATCTATTTTCCTTTTGAGCGTTTGGATTTCCTGCGCGCAAGCGGAACGCTTTTCCCTCGATGGTCCGAGTGGAGCATTGATGACAATCGTGCAAGAAGTTGCAGAAAGTTCTTCTGCTTCGGCTTCCTCCACTACATCGGGGTTTCAGTTCAGCGGAGTTTTGCAAGGTTTAGTTTCCGGAACGGTTCAGATTCGATTAAACGATGAAATTCTTTCTCTTTCCGGCAATAGCGGATTTCAATTTGCGAATCGGATTCCGCAAAATCAGGCATATCAGTTGAGTGTGAAATCCCCGGCTCCGGATCATTCTTGTAAGATTTTTTTGGGAACGACGGAGAATCCATCCGGAACGGCTTCTTCCGATGTTTCCAATCTTGTCGTGTACTGTTCGACAGTCGTGATCAACGGTAAAATTCCGGGAGAAACGATCGAAATCAATGAAGACGGAACGGCTTTGGACTTCGATATTTCTCTGAGCGGCCCCACAGGTCCCAATGATCCTGTGGCCCATGTCGGCCTATCAACGACGGCGACCATCGATCATTTTAATCCAGGTCCTGAAAGTTACGATATGAATTTTGCAAATCCGGATTCCGTTACCGTAACGGCGAGTGATTTAACTCCGACCGGAGCTTCGGATTATTTTGATCAAATCTATACTTTGAACGTGGCCGTTACTCCTTCCAATCTCGCCGTTTCTTTTAACTTAAAGATTCTCAATAATGACAAGAAGATCGGATCGATTTCGAGGGCGTCCGCTGGAAACATGCAGTATGGCGGGAGTCACGTGAGTATTTTCGGAGGTGACGCGGCTTGCAGTTGGGAAGTCGGTTTTTATTCTAAGATTCTTGCTGGTGTTGCGACCCGAGTTCCTGGAAACGCCGACTGGCCGATCGCGAAAAATACGAAATATTACCGCGCTGACAATAACGCATTCATCGCCATGTCGGATAACAACGGTCTGATTCCCTATAACACCCTTTATAATAGCACCGGGAATCCGGCCAGTGACTTTTGGTCCGGCTTTAATACGAATTGGACGATCAATGTGAATTGCGATGATTGGACGAACAATGCGACTGGCTTTGGTTTAGCGGGAGACGGATCCACTCAAATTCCTTGCACAACCGGATTTAAACGTTACCTCTGCATCGAGCGATGA